In Formosa haliotis, the sequence AAATCACCATCGGTTAAACCTGCAGCTCTAGCCGCTCCAACTGCTCCAGTAGTATTGTAAATTTCTATGTCATGATCGATTAATGTTGCCACGGTAGTTGCAAAAATTTCTGATCGAAATAAATTATCGTTTCCAGCTCGTATCACCTTAATGTCTCCAATATCTTTTTTCAAAATATCCATCCCATATACAAAAGAAAAGGCGATTCCTTCTAAACCTGCTCTATATAAATGAGCATTGTTATGTGTGTTTAAATTGAGATTTAAAATATGGGTTCCAACGTTCTTATTTTCTAACATACGCTCGGCACCATTTCCGAAAGGAATAATTACAACACCATTACTACCTACTTCAATCTTAGAGGCTTTAGCGTTCATTTTATCATAAGACTCATTTCCACAATTATTACGTAACCATCGATATTGAATTCCAGCGCCATTAATATTTAAAAGGGTTCCTATAACGGGTTGTTTTTCGGTATAATTAACATGGGCAAAATGATTTACTTTTGAAATTTCTTGTGGCTGTAAATTCTTTGAAACCGCATAAACCACCCCAGAGGTACCACCAGTTGCAGCTACTTCTCCTGGGTTAAAAATATTAAGTGACAAGGCATTGTTTGGCTGATCGCCAGAACGATAAGTTACCTGCGCCCCTACCGGAAGACCCGTTTCTTTAGACGCTTGTTCATGTACTACGCCTTGATTTGTGAAATTTTCAACAATTTCGGGCACCAAATTTTTATCGATACCATAATACTCTAATAAATTATTAGCAACAGTATCATTTTTATAATCCCATAAAATTCCTTCGGAAAGACCGTTTTTGGTGGTCGCCATTTTCCCTGTCAACTTATACGCTATAAAATCGCCTGGCAACATAAATTTATAGGTGTTTTTATAAATTTCTGGTTCATTATCGATCACCCATTTTAATTTTGAAGCTGTAAAATTCCCTGGTGCA encodes:
- a CDS encoding xylulokinase produces the protein MYHLGIDLGSSSVKVALVDAETGKKIISLHEPPNEMEIIALHPDWAEQDPNAWWTHLCIAIKRVTVEAEINPTDISSIGISYQMHGLVIVDKDGNALRNSIIWCDSRAVEIGRQALQDLGKEACGTYMLNAPGNFTASKLKWVIDNEPEIYKNTYKFMLPGDFIAYKLTGKMATTKNGLSEGILWDYKNDTVANNLLEYYGIDKNLVPEIVENFTNQGVVHEQASKETGLPVGAQVTYRSGDQPNNALSLNIFNPGEVAATGGTSGVVYAVSKNLQPQEISKVNHFAHVNYTEKQPVIGTLLNINGAGIQYRWLRNNCGNESYDKMNAKASKIEVGSNGVVIIPFGNGAERMLENKNVGTHILNLNLNTHNNAHLYRAGLEGIAFSFVYGMDILKKDIGDIKVIRAGNDNLFRSEIFATTVATLIDHDIEIYNTTGAVGAARAAGLTDGDFEKFGANITNNDHVMTYKPLDDKSAYKAAYNAWKNELEMILKHK